The Aeromonas veronii genome includes the window GATGACGGCGTGGAGATCGTTGAAAACGAGCGACTGCTGGTGCTGTGACGGCCCCGTTTGGCAGTGCATATCGCTGCCGCATGACCTGAAATCAGTTATAAACGACAAGAGGCGCCATGGCGCCTCTTGTTTATGCTGCAGGAGCAGGGTGTATCAGGCCGGGTCACCCTCGTCCCGCTTGCGGTGCACGTCCGGCCGCCCGCCGGTGACCACGTCGGCCCGTCCCTCTTCCTTGGCCTTTTCGGCCCGCTTCTTGCGCATCTCCTTGGGGTCGGCGATGAGGGGGCGATAGATCTCGATGCGATCCCCGTCCTGCACCGCCTCCCCCCCCTTGACCGGACGGCTGTAGATGCCGAATTTGTTGACCGCGAGATCGATCTCCGGATGTTTGCCGAGGATGCCGGACTGCTCGATGGCGGCCAGCACGCTGGTGCCGGGGGCGACCCGGATACGCAGTACCGTCTGACGTTCGGGCAGGGCGTAGGCGACTTCGATATTGAGCAGATCAGACACCGTAGACCACCTTGGCACGATTGGAGAAGGCCAGCACCATGGAGCTCACCAGCTCGCGGAAGATCTGGCCAAACGCCAGTTCGATGAGTTTGGAGGTGAATTCGAAGTCGAGATCGAACTCCACCTTGCAGGCATCCACATCCAGCGGGGTGAAGGTCCACCAGCCCGCCAGCGTCTTGAAGGGCCCCTCCACCAGCTCCATCTTGATGCGGCGGTTGGCATCGAGCTGGTTGCGGGTGGTGAAGGTCTTGGCGATGCCCGCCTTGGCCACATCCACCGAGGCGGTCATGTAATCCTCCCCCGTCTCGTGAACGCGGCTGCCGACACAGCCGGGCAGGAATTCGGGGTAGGCGTGAACGTCGTTGACCAGCCGGAACATCTGTTCGGCGCTGAACATCACCAGGGCACTGCGAGTAATACGGGGCATGGGGTTTCCTCATCCAATCGGGGCGATTTTATCACCTTGGCGGCCAAAATCCTCCCCCACAACCGTGCACCACCCCGTCATCGCCCGCCATCCTGGCTCGTTTACCCCGCCAACCCGGGGTTGAACGCCCCCAACCGGCCTGAATTGCTCAGAAAGCAGACACTCGAGCGGCTGCGCGTTTTACAGCCGCCGCCGCCCACGTATAATGCGCCTTCATCAACATCGCCTAAGGCCCCCGTCATGAGCAAAAAGAACAGTAAAAACAAAGCCGGGTCCAGCACCATTGCACTCAACAGAACCGCCCGTCACGAGTACTTCATCGAAGAGCGCGTGGAGGCCGGCCTGTCTCTGCAAGGGTGGGAAGTCAAATCCCTGCGGGCGGGCAAGGCCAACATCAGCGAAGCCTACGTCATCTTCCTGCAGGGAGAAGCCTTCCTGTTCGGTTCCAGCTTCCTGCCCCTCAACGCCGCCTCCAGCCACGTGGTGTGTGACCCGACCCGCACCCGCAAGCTGCTGCTGAGCCGCCGTGAACTCGACAAGCTCGAGAGTCTGACCGCCCGTCAGGGCTACACCATAGTGCCGCTGGCCCTCTACTGGAAAGAGTGCTGGGTCAAGGTCGAGATCGGCCTGGTGAAGGGCAAGAAAGAACACGACAAGCGCGAAGACACCAAGGCCCGCGAATGGGATCGGGAAAAGGCGCGCATCATGAAGAACAAGAACCGTGGCTGAACCCTGCGGGGTCGCCCAATAAACCAGCAATCGACCGGCCCAGGCCGGTCGATTGCCATCAACGCCTTGCCATGACAGGTTTTTTGCGTACAATCGCTTTTGACAACTTGGGGCTGATTCTGGATTCGACAAGATTCACGAAACCCAAGGTGCATGCCGAGGTGCGGTAGGCCTCGTTAATAAACCGCAAAAAAATAGTCGCAAACGACGAAAACTACGCACTCGCAGCTTAATAACCTGCGCTGAGCCCTTCTCCCCTAGCTTGCCTGTGTCCTAGGGAAATGGAAGGTCATCCTTCACAGGATCGTGTGGAAGTCCTGCTCGGGGCGGAAGCATTAAAACCAATCGAGCTAGTCAATGCGTGGCGTGTCTCTCCGCAGCGTGTTGGCGAATGTAAAGAGTGACTAAGCATGTAGTACCGAGGATGTAGTAATTTTGGACGGGGGTTCAAATCCCCCCAGCTCCACCAAACGTTTGGAAAGGGCCACTTCGCAGGAAGTGGCCCTTTTTTATGCGCGATTGCCGCTCCTCACACCACCCGGTCCGACGTCACTCTTCGGCGGCCAGCACCAGCCTGCGCCAGGGGCCCGTGATGTCACAGTGGCCGGTCTCGTCCGTGTTTTCCCACCCTAGCCGGTGATAGAACGCCAGCGCCGTGGTGTTGCGGGTGGCGACCTTGAGGGAGGCCGGTTGCCTGGATCCGGCCAGCCCTTCAGCCAGCAGGGCCCGACCGACTCCCTGGCCATGCCAGTCCGCCGATACATAGAGATGGTGCACGAAGCTATCCTGCTCCCAGATGGAGACGAAGCCACAGGGGGAGCCTCCCTTCTCTGCCACCCAGATCCGCTCCCCCCGGGTCTGCTCGGTGAAATCCTCCAGCCGGAACAGGGAGGGTTCAACCCACTCGAAGGTTTGCCGCCTGCCCTTTAAGAACAGCTGTGCCAGCACGGGCGTGTCCGCCGCTCGCATCGCTCTGATCATGAAGACGTCCTTTTTCCTGGTCATTCCCACCCACTTTGCGGTGGATCCCGCCGCCCTGTCAAATGCTCAAAGCAGACCCTCTTGAATACATCTCTGTGACCCAAGGCTGCCTATTTTATCGCCCGAGGGGCTATACTGCCGGGGTCCCATCCATGACTGGTTCGAGGTTCACTGATATGGATAACAAGCAGATCGAAGACAGCATCCTGGTCCCGGCCCACATCGACGATGTCTGGCGAGCCTGGACCACGGAGAGTGGATTGCGCAGTTTTCTGGCCCCTGAATGCCTGATGGTGGCCGAGCCCAACGGCCCGTTCGAGATCTACTTCAGGCCGGATGCGCCATTGGGTGAGCGGGGCAGCGAGGGGTGCCGGGTGATGGCGGTGATGCCTCACGACTTGCTGAGCTTCAGCTGGAATTTCCCTGTCCAGTTCCCCCATATTCGCCAGCAGAAGACCCTCATCAGCCTGCGCTTCGTGCCGGAAGGACAGGGTACCCGCCTCCACTTCCTGCAGACCGGCTGGGCCAACGACCCTGACTGGGAGCGCGGTTATGCCTACTTCCGGGAAGAGTGGCTGGAGCTGAGCCTGCCGAGGCTGCAATACAGATTCACCCACGGCCCCATCGACTGGAACAACCCTCCCAGCCGGCAACAGCTCAAAACCCTGGCACAGTAAGCCGCTCGCTTCGAGGGCCAGGCCCCTGGATGGGCAGCGCGATAAAGCGGACCAGCGACCTCTCACCGAGTCGGGGCAATGCCCTACACAGAATATGTATATATCAATAAAAACAAGCAGATAATGTTAAAAAACTCATCAATGCCCTCTGTTTCATGCGATGATCATCGTCGGCAGAGGATGCCTTTTCTGCACAGTAGCGATATAAAACATAATAACAGCCATCCCCCTGCACCAATCCGGGGAACATGAGGTAGCCATGTTGATCGAGAAAACACTGCTTGAGCAATTCAACATCAATGAGATCGAAATCCAACGCCGGATGGAGCTCTTCAAACTGACTCCGGGTGAGCTGGATCTGCTCGCCGCACAGCAACCCATCATCGAGCGAAACCTTGAGGCCATCGTGGCCAAGTTTTATGACCAGCAAACGGAGTTCGATGAAATCGCGCTGCTCATCGGTGATTCAGATACTCTGCAGCGGCTACGCAGTGCTCAGCGGCGCTATATCCAGGATCTCTTCTCGGGCCATTATGACAACAACTACGTCAACAGCCGGCTGCGCATCGGCCTGGTCCACAAGCGGATCGGGGTCGAACCCAAGCTCTATCTCTCCGCCAGCTGTACCCTCAAATACCTGATTGAAGATGTGCTGGCCGAGCACATGAGCAACCAGACCGACCTGCCGCTGGTACTGCGAGCCCTCGACAAGCTGATCAGCTTCGATACCGCTCTGGTGTTTGACACCTACATCGGCACCCTGCTGAGCGCGGTCGAGAACGCCAAGAAGCGGATGGAAACCTATGCTCGCGAGCTGGAGGAGAAGTCCAAGATCCTGAGTGCCCATGCGGAACGAGACCCCCTCACCGAGCTCTACAACAAACGGGCCATGCAGCGCACCATTGTTCGCGAACTCAATGCCGCCATCCGCCGCAAGAGCTTCCTGTCAGTCATCTACATCGACGTGAACAAGTTCAAGTTCATCAATGACACCTTCGGTCATGCGAAGGGAGATGAGGTCCTGCAGACCCTGGGACAGGCCATCACCGAGAGCTGCCGCGTGTCGGACTTCCCCTGCCGGATCGGTGGGGACGAGTTCTGCGTCATCCTGCCGGAGGCGAGCAAGGCCACCGCCCTGCATATCAGCGATCGCATCGAGGCCGCCTTCACCACCGCCTACCCCGAGTACTCCGTCAGCATCGGCATCTGCGTGACCGGCAATGAGAAATTCGTCACCGCCAACGAGCTCATCGAGGGGGCAGACAAGGCGATGTACGAGGCCAAGCAGCAATCCAGCTGAGGGTTTCCTTCACCCGCCAAAACAAATGCCGCTCCCGGGGGAGCGGCATTGTTGTTCACGGGGTCCTGAGTGCGCCGAGGCGCTACTCCTCTTCCATCTCGTCAAACAGGGGATGATAGAGCACCTCCCCGGCCAGGCCCGCGAGGCCGCCCGGTTGCAGCTCCATCGCCATGAAGCAGTCGGCGGGCACCTCATAGATGCAGTTCAAGCCGAAATCGCTGGCGGGACGAAAACCGAAGCGCGCGTAGTAGGCCGGATCCCCGAGCACCACCACCGCCTTCCAGTCCATCTCGAGAGCCGTGTCCAGCCCCTCGCGCACCAGATCCGAGCCAATCCCCTGCCCTTGCCAGTCCGGATGCACGGCCACCGGTGCCAGACCGAGCCAGGGGCCCTCCTGACCGTTGATGGTGATCGGGCTCAGCATCAGGTGCCCCATGAACTCGTACTCTTCCTCCTCGACCATGGTGACCACGGCGGCCCCGCATTCACGCAGGCGGTTGACCAGATCGGCCTCATCGGATCGGCCAAAAGCGGCGCTCACCAGCTCGTAGACGGGCAACATGTCGCCAGGACGCTCGGTTCTCAACATAGGGCATAACTCCTCGTACAGCAGGGGGGCCATTATTCCACACAACTGGTGCCCGACTTGAATGCCTTTATTCGAAAATGGGAGGCCGGGCTCAGGAAAACGAATGGCGACCGGGGGGATGGCCGTCCGGCCCCGCTCGTTCAACCCGGCATAGAGTCAGCCTTCGGCCCGCCGGGGATCCCGCAGCCCCAGCAGGTAGTCAAGTCCCTGCGCCCCCCTGTCCTTGAGCAAATAGCCCTGCCT containing:
- a CDS encoding RnfH family protein; this translates as MSDLLNIEVAYALPERQTVLRIRVAPGTSVLAAIEQSGILGKHPEIDLAVNKFGIYSRPVKGGEAVQDGDRIEIYRPLIADPKEMRKKRAEKAKEEGRADVVTGGRPDVHRKRDEGDPA
- a CDS encoding SRPBCC family protein; protein product: MPRITRSALVMFSAEQMFRLVNDVHAYPEFLPGCVGSRVHETGEDYMTASVDVAKAGIAKTFTTRNQLDANRRIKMELVEGPFKTLAGWWTFTPLDVDACKVEFDLDFEFTSKLIELAFGQIFRELVSSMVLAFSNRAKVVYGV
- the smpB gene encoding SsrA-binding protein SmpB; this translates as MSKKNSKNKAGSSTIALNRTARHEYFIEERVEAGLSLQGWEVKSLRAGKANISEAYVIFLQGEAFLFGSSFLPLNAASSHVVCDPTRTRKLLLSRRELDKLESLTARQGYTIVPLALYWKECWVKVEIGLVKGKKEHDKREDTKAREWDREKARIMKNKNRG
- a CDS encoding GNAT family N-acetyltransferase, translated to MIRAMRAADTPVLAQLFLKGRRQTFEWVEPSLFRLEDFTEQTRGERIWVAEKGGSPCGFVSIWEQDSFVHHLYVSADWHGQGVGRALLAEGLAGSRQPASLKVATRNTTALAFYHRLGWENTDETGHCDITGPWRRLVLAAEE
- a CDS encoding SRPBCC family protein; amino-acid sequence: MDNKQIEDSILVPAHIDDVWRAWTTESGLRSFLAPECLMVAEPNGPFEIYFRPDAPLGERGSEGCRVMAVMPHDLLSFSWNFPVQFPHIRQQKTLISLRFVPEGQGTRLHFLQTGWANDPDWERGYAYFREEWLELSLPRLQYRFTHGPIDWNNPPSRQQLKTLAQ
- a CDS encoding GGDEF domain-containing protein codes for the protein MLIEKTLLEQFNINEIEIQRRMELFKLTPGELDLLAAQQPIIERNLEAIVAKFYDQQTEFDEIALLIGDSDTLQRLRSAQRRYIQDLFSGHYDNNYVNSRLRIGLVHKRIGVEPKLYLSASCTLKYLIEDVLAEHMSNQTDLPLVLRALDKLISFDTALVFDTYIGTLLSAVENAKKRMETYARELEEKSKILSAHAERDPLTELYNKRAMQRTIVRELNAAIRRKSFLSVIYIDVNKFKFINDTFGHAKGDEVLQTLGQAITESCRVSDFPCRIGGDEFCVILPEASKATALHISDRIEAAFTTAYPEYSVSIGICVTGNEKFVTANELIEGADKAMYEAKQQSS
- a CDS encoding GNAT family N-acetyltransferase, which codes for MLRTERPGDMLPVYELVSAAFGRSDEADLVNRLRECGAAVVTMVEEEEYEFMGHLMLSPITINGQEGPWLGLAPVAVHPDWQGQGIGSDLVREGLDTALEMDWKAVVVLGDPAYYARFGFRPASDFGLNCIYEVPADCFMAMELQPGGLAGLAGEVLYHPLFDEMEEE